The Skermanella rosea sequence CGAGACCCTGCGCGGAGTGCTGCAGGGCGAATTGTCCCCATCGGACGTTTCCCGCGGCGGCGTTGTCGACCAGCCCGCCGATGCGGGGCGCGGAACGAGCGGCGACTGGTTCGATCAGGCCGAGCGCCTGTCGGCACCCCATCTGGATGTGCGGCCGCTGCTCGCATCGGGACAGGATCCGTTCGCCCAGGTGATGTCCCTGGCGGCCCGGGTGCCCGGAGGCAGCTTCATGGTGGTGGACGCGCCCTTCGATCCGGCTCCGCTGCGCCGGGTGCTCGCCGGAAAGGGTTTCACCTCGATCGGCCGCCAGCTCGGCCCCGGCCACTGGCGCATCTGCTGGCGCCGCGAGGAGCCCCAGGAAACGGAGCCTGCGGCCGAGGAACCCATGGCGCGCCAGGGCGCCGAACCCTGGAACGCGGCCGACGGCACCCACCTGGACGTACGCGGCCTGCAGCCGCCGGAACCGCTGACACGGGTGCTCGACCTGATCGACCAGGGCGGAATCGATCGGCTGGTGGTTCATCACGACCGCGAACCCGTCTTCCTCTATCCCATGCTGGCCGAGCGGGGCTGGTCGTGCCTGTCGGTCGATCATCTGGAGGGCGAGGTCCGGATCAGGCTGGCCCGGGAGGCTTGATGATCGCCCCAGGATCCAGGCTGCTGCCGGCAACGATCCCGTTCCGCTTCCTGACGGCCGCCCTGCTGTTCCACCTCCTGGGCTGGACGGCGCTGGCGGCCGGAGCCCCGATCCTCGCCGCCTCGGAGGGCGGGCTGGGCCTGCCGGTCGCGGCGCTCCACCTGATGACGCTCGGCGTGCTGACCGCCACGGCCATGGGAGCCGGGTTCCAGTTGCTGCCCGTGGCGATCCAGGCGGATCTGCCCGCCGTGTGGCCGTGCCGGCTGGCCAGCTGGTCGCTGCTGCCGGGCATCCCGGTGCTGGCGTGGGGCATGATGACGGCCGACCTCTGGTTGCTTGGCATCGGCGGAAGCGCCGTCGCGCTGGCCCTGCTGCTGTTCGCCGGGATCGTCGGCCTCGCGCTGTGGCGCGCGGACACCGCCAAGCCGCAGGTCCGGCTCGTCGGTCGTTACCTGTGGGCATCCTTGGCCTGCCTGGTGGCACTGGCCGTACTCGGCCTTGCCCTGCTCGGCGATTTCGCGCACGGCTACCTGGACGATCACCGGACCGTGTCCGTAGTCCATCTGGCGGTCGCCTGCTACGGCTTCCTGGGGCTGCTGGCCGCCGGGTTCGTGCAGGTGCTGGTCCCCATGTTCGCCCTGGTGGCACCGCAACCAGAACGCCCGGTCACCATCGTGCTCGTCCTCGCCGTCGCGGCACTTGCCCTGGCCGGCGTCGGGGCCTTCGTGCCGGCGGCCTGTGTCGGCCTGGGAGGGACATGCCTGCATGTCCATGGAATGGCCGGCCTGATGCGCCGGCGAAACCGCCGCGATCTCGGCACCTCCTTCCTCCTGATCCGGCTTTCCTGGGCCATGCTGCCCGTCAGCCTCGTGCTGGGGCTGCTCCTGGCGCTCGATCTCCTGCCCGCCCGCGGTGGCGGCCTGTTCGTGTTGGCGATTGTCGTCGGCTGGCTGCTCAGCCTCGTGCTCGGCATGCTCCAACGGATCCTGCCGTTCCTGAGCGCGATCCACGCAGCCAGGGCCGGCCGGCGAATTCCCAAGGTATCGGAGCTTGGCGACGACCTGATGCTGCGGATCCAGGCGGCGTGCCATGTCGGTGCGCTGGCCGCGGTCGGGGGAGGCATGGCGCTCGACCTGGAGGTGCTGATACGCGGAGGCGCCTTGGCCGGGGCGGCGGGTGCCGCGGCCTTCATCATCTACGCGCTCGATCTTTACCTGCGGATCAGGGCCCTGCCCCGGGCCCGCCCCGTCGCGGCGAAAGAAGGAACCATCCCATGAAATCCGAAGAAGCCATTTCCGCCGCCCGCGAGGCGCTGGCCCAGGTCATCGACCCCGAAACGGAGCTCAGCGTGCTCGATATGGGGCTTGTCTACGGCATCGAGGAATCGGCGGACGGCCTGCGCGTCATGCTGAGCCTGACGCATCCGAGCTGCCCGATGGGCGGGCTGATCGTGGAGCAGGCCGAAGCCGCGCTGGCCGGGGTTTCCCATCCCGATTACCCGACGCGGCTCGAACTCACCTTCGACCCGCCCTGGACTCCGGACCGGATCACCGCAGAGGGCCGCCGCCAGTTGGGCAGTCCAGGGTGACCCGCCGGAATCCCTGCGCCAGCCCCCACGCCTCCTCGAAAAGCCGGGATCATCCCGGCCGACCGTCCACTCGCGCGCCGGTCAGGATGGGAACATACTCGACCAGGTAGAAGGCGAAGGCGACCGCCCACAGCATACCGGACAGGGCGATCACGGGAACCGGAAGACCCGGTGCCATAATCGGGCCGAAGACCCGGACGAGGGCGGCGAGGTTCATGATGGCGAAGGCCGCGGTCATCAGGCGGGTCGCTTCGATCGCCCGACCGGTATGGCCGCGGGCGGTGCGGGCCATCATGCCAAGGGTCAGGACGCCGATGCCGCCGATGGTGAACGCATGGTCGGGCGCGCTGGCCGGCAGGTCGAGCCCGAGATCCAGCGCCGCGCGCAGGAACAGGGCCACGGCGATCCAGGCATGGCCGGCGTGCAGCACCCAGAGCATCGGCACGTCACGCGTTTCCCAAGGTTTCCAGGGCAACGCCCGGGCCACCAGCAGCAGCGCCGAGGCGAGGGCCGTGATGCCGCTCGCCGGTGTCAGCGGTGCCAGGACGGAAAGCACAGCGGCCAGCACGGTCGCCGCCGTGGCAAGGGTATCCAGCCGCTCGCTGCGGTCGGCGCCTGCCGCGGGCAGGCGGTTCTTCGTGAAGAACGGGATCACCCGCCCGCCCATGATCACCAGGATCACCAGCAGGGCTCCGAGCACCGCGCGGGTGGCTTCGGTCCCCAGCAGAAGGACGCCGCCCGCGTCCAGGTGAAGGACGAGGTTCGCCAGGGCCAGGCCGAGCAGGACGAAAGGAAAAGCGATGTTGCGCCGGTTCCGTGCCGCCACCAAAGGCGGCAGCATAGTGACGGCAGCGACCGGCAGGAAGGCTACATCCACTGCGGCGGCCATCTGCCATGGCACGGCGTCGCCCGCCAGCATGACCACGCGGCCCGCCACCCAGAGCGCGGCCAGCCCGGCGAGCTTCAAGCCGGTGGCCGTCGGCCGGCCGGTCCAGTTCGGAATCGCGGTCAGCAGGAAGCCGACCAGGACGGCCGAGGTGAACCCGAACAGCATTTCGTGGGTGTGCCAGCCGACCGGACCGAACCCGCTCGGGATGGTGAAATGCCCATGCCAGACCATGACCCATAGCGGGATCCAGGACGCGGCGAGGCCGGCGGCGAGCAGGTAGAAAGGCCGGAAGCCCAGGGCAAACAGGACATGGCGCCGGCGGAGCCGATCCTGACCGGCTTGGGTGAGGGCGGTGTTGGTCATGATACGCTCTTCCGGATGGTGGCGGACATCAGGACGCATCATCCACCGTCGCAGGGCTGCGGACCTTGATCATGGTCAAGGCCGCGATCCGCCGCCAAGCGCGTTCCAGCGCGGGTCAGGAACCTCTCCATGGAAAGAATTTGGATCAGAATACACGAACCGGAACCCGATCCATCCCTCCCCAAGCGCGAGAGCGAAGAAGCGACGTCGAGTGAAACCGTATAAAAATTGGAATCACCCTGTCATCCGATTTGACGCCAATGCCATGGACCGATGCACGACGGTCCATTCGACTGACAATGCTGGAAAAAGTTGAAAACTTTGCTTTGGAGCAAGGTTTCGCATCCTCGTTGGTGCTTACGTATCCGGCGTTCGCCACTCTCGGAGAATGGATCATGGTTGCCGCCCACCCCAGGCCCCTTTTCTTGAATGCGGGCATGGTGATAGCTCCATACGCAACCAACCCACCCTTGAGAGCGCTGGAATGGCATTTGCCAACCTGGAAAAGCCACTGATCACCACGGACGCGAATCCAGATCAAAAACCCGGCAGCGTTCAATTGAGGTTAGTTGATGGCCGAAAGATTCACGAAATCAGCTGCCCGTAATATCTTCTACGGCGGCTCCGCATTCTTCCTGGTCACCTTCGTGGCACTCACGATCCACAGTCACTATTACATACGGACGGTCAGCACCGACGAGTCGACGCTGACCGAGGGTGTCGCGCGCGGCAAGCATGTCTGGGAAAGGAACGCCTGCATCAACTGCCACTCCATACTCGGCGAGGGTGCCTATTTCGCGCCGGAGTTGGGCAACGTCTGGGTCCGTTACGGCGGCCGCGACGATCCGGAGGGTGCCCGCGCGGCCCTGGTCGCATGGATGCAGTCCCAGCCCAGCGGCATCGAGGGGCGCCGTCAGATGCCGCAGTTCAACCTGACCGACCAGGAACTGAACGATCTCGCGGATTTCCTGGAGTGGACCAGCCGGATCGATACCCAGGGATGGCCGCCGAACGACGCAGGTTGACGGGGCCTGGACTGCCGATCGGACTTGCGATGATCACGACGGTGGCTGCAGGGGGAGCCAACGAATGAAATACGATACCCAACGGATCGCCTACTGGTACTTCGTCTGCGCGATGACGCTGTTCGTCGTCCAGGTACTGGTCGGGGCGCTCGCGGCGACGGTCTACGCCGTGCCGAACTTCCTGGCCGAGATCCTGCCTTTCAACATCCTGCGGATGATCCACACCAACGCGCTGATCGTGTGGCTCCTGCTGGGCTTCTTCGGCTCGGCCTACTATCTGGTTCCCGAAGAGACCGAGCGCGACATCGAGAGCCCCATGCTGGCCTATATCCAGCTGGCGATCCTGATGGTCGGCGCCCTGGGCGCGGTGATCGGCTACACCTTCGGCATCCACGAGGGCCGCGAATTCCTCGAGCAACCGCTCTGGGTCAAGATCGGCATCGTCGTGGCGGCCCTGATCTTCCTCTACAACATTTCCATGACCGTCCTGAAAGGCCGCAGGACCGCGGTCTCCAACGTCCTGCTTCTGGGCTTGTGGGGAATCGCGGTCTTCTTCCTGTTCGCCTTCTACAATCCCGTCAACCTGGGGGTCGACAAGCTGTACTGGTGGTACATCGTCCATCTCTGGGTCGAGGGGGTCTGGGAACTGGTCATGGCCTCGGTTCTCGCCTTCCTGGTCATCAAGATGACCGGCGTCGATCGCGAGGTGGTGGAGAAGTGGCTTTACGCCATCGTCGGCCTGGCGCTGTTCTCCGGCCTGCTCGGCACCGGCCATCACTACTACTGGATCGGCGCTCCGGCCTACTGGCAGTGGATCGGATCGATCTTCTCGACGCTGGAAGTCGCCCCGTTCTTCGCCATGGTGCTGTTCGCCTTCACCATGGCCTGGAAAGGACGGCGCGACCACCCGAACAAGGCGGCCTTCCTGTGGACGCTGGGCACGCCCGTCTTCGCCTTCTTCGGCGCCGGCGTGTGGGGCTTCATGCACACCCTGTCCTTCGTCAACTACTACAGTCACGGCACCCAGGTCACCGCGGCACACGGCCACCTCGCCTTCTTCGGCGCCTACGTGATGCTGAACCTCGCGATCATCAGCTACGCCATGCCGCATCTGCGGGGCTACGCGCCCTACAACCAGGTGCTCAACATGTGGAGCTTCTGGATCATGACCTCCGCCATGGCCTTCATGACCTTCGTGCTCACCTTCGGCGGCGTCGTGCAGATCCATCTCCAGCGCGTCATGGGGATGAACTACATGGAGGTCCAGGAACAGCTGGCGCTGTTCTACTGGATGCGCCTCGGGTCCGGAATCTTCGTCGTGATCTCGGTACTCATGTTCGTCTATGCGATGTTCGGCCCGGCCCGCGAGCAGGCACCGGCCCGCATCCAGGCCTCCGTCGCCCCGGCCGAATGATGGCCGCGGCGATGGGCGACCCGATCGGGGGAACGGCGGCATCCGCCGCCGTTCCCTTCTACGCGCCGACCGGCAACGAGGTGGCGCTGTTCGAGCATGCCTACCGGAACCGGCTGCCGCTGCTGCTCAAGGGGCCGACCGGGTGCGGCAAGACGCGGTTCGTGGCTCACATGGCGGCCCGGCTCGGGCGTCCGCTCAACACCGTCTCCTGCCATGACGACCTGACCGCCGCCGACCTGACCGGGCGTTACCTGCTGAAGGGCGGCGACACGGTCTGGGTCGACGGCCCGCTGACCCGCGCGGTGCGCGAGGGTGCCGTCTGCTACCTGGACGAGGTTGTCGAGGCGCGGAAGGACGTCACCGTCGTGCTGCATCCGCTGACCGACGACCGCCGTCTGCTGCCACTGGAACGTACCGGCGAACTCCTGGAGGCCCCGCCCGAGTTCATGCTGATCGTCTCCTACAATCCGGGCTACCAGAACATCCTGAAGTCGCTGAAGCCCTCGACCCGCCAGCGCTTCGTCGCCATCGAGTTCGGTTTCCCGCCTCCCGAGGCCGAGACCGCCATCGTCGCCCAGGAGAGCGGCTTGCCGCGGGGCCGGGTGGCGCCCCTGGTGCGCCTCGGCAACGCGTTGCGGGGTCTCAAGGGCCAGGATCTCGAGGAGGGAGTCTCGACCCGCCTGCTCGTCTACTGCGCGACGCTGATCCAATCCGGGATGAAGCCCGAAGAAGCCGTCCTGGCCGCCATGATCGAGCCGCTGACCGACGATCCGGAAGTCAAGAAGGCCCTGCTGAGGGTCGTCGAACTGACGCTGGGCTGAGGGACGTGCATGGCCTCGATCTGGGAGCCGGAGGAATTCGTCGGCGGCATCTGGCACCGCCTGGTGGGCAGCGCCTCCTCTTATCCCCATCACCCCCAGGCCGCCGTGCGCCTGGAAGAGATGCGCACCCGCCTCGGCGTGCTGTTCCGGGCCCTGGGCGGCCCCGGCGCCGTCCGGCTCGCCGGGGGTGCCGCCGAGACCTCCGGGCATCGCCTGGGGCTGGTCCAGAGGCTCGGTCTGGGCATCGAGAAGCTGGAAAGCGCCCGCTATGACGGCATCACCCTGCAGTTGCCGGACCGCATCGACGTCTTTCCCGACCGCACGGACAACGCGGCCCTCTACGAGTGGCTGGGTGCCTTCTTCGTGCATGCCGACGCCCCGCCGGTCCTTCCCGCCGACCCTCTCCAGGCCGACCTGGCCCACCTGCGTGCCGCCGCCCTGACGACGCGACGCGCCGTTGCGGAATGGCCGGGCCTGCGGTCGCTGCACGGGCGACTCTGCCGAGCGCTCCGTCATGCCAGACCCAGGCGGAGGCTGTCCGGACAGGAGGCCGCGGTCGAGGCGCTGGTCATGACGCTGATCGGGGGTGACGCCGATGCGGATCCCGACATGCTGGCCACGGTCGCCGACGCGACGGCCCCGCTGGATCGCTTCCGCGCGACGGCGGGCTACCGTCCCTTCCTGCCGGTACCGCTGTGGGGTGAAATGATCGACCTGCGGGCGGGAACGCCGCCGGCCGATGGCGACGAGGATGGCGGCGCCGGCTCCGAGGGTGACGGCAAGCGCCGCAAGGCGTCGCGCCGGGAAACCGACCAGACCCGGCGGGACGACCCGCTGATGCTGAACCGCTTCGAGAAGATCCTGGGCTTGGCGGAGATGGTGAACCTGAACCGCAAGACCGAGGAGGACGACGAGGAGGATGCCAGGAGGGCGGCCGAGGACCTGGACGAGATCGCGCTCGGGCAGCACGAGCGCAAGGTTTCGACCCGGCTCAAGCTCGACCTGGATCTGGCGCCCGGCGATGTGGAAGCCGAACCGATCAGGGCCGAGACCACCTATCCCGAGTGGGACTGGAGGAAGCGGCGGCATCATCCCGACCATTGCCGCGTGATCGCCGGCCCGGCGGAGACGACGGGCGACGAGTGGCGTCCCGACGAGGACGCGCTGCGCCGTATCCGCCTGGTGCGCCGCCAGTTCGAGGCGATGCGCCCGCGCCGGCAGGTGATGACCGGCCAACCCGATGGCGACGATCTGGATCTTTCGGCCCTTGTCCGCTCGGTCGCCGACCGGCGGGCCGGCGGCATCGGCTCGGAGCGGGTCTATACCGCCGTGCGCAACGTCGCCCGCGACCTCTCGGTCTGTGTCCTGGTGGACGTCTCCCTGTCCACCGACAGCTACGTCGAGGAACGCCGGGTCCTCGACGTCGAGAAAGAGGCGCTGCTGGCGCTGACGCACGGTCTTTCCGCCTGCGGTGACGAGCACGCGATCCTGACCTTCACGTCCCACCGGCGCCAGCGCGTCGATATCAGGACCGTCAAGGATTTCGAGGAACGCCTCGACCCGCGTGTGGTCCGCCGCATCCAGGCGCTGAAGCCCGGCAGCTACACCCGCATGGGGACCGCGATCCGCCACGCCACGGCATTGCTGGACAGGCGGCCGCACTCGCACCGGCTGCTGCTGGTCCTGACCGACGGCAAGCCGAACGACATCGACCACTACGAGGGCCGCTACGCCATCGAGGACACCCGCGTGGCCGTCCAGGAGGCACGGCGCGCCGGTCTCCGGCTGTTCGGCGTCACCGTGGATGCCCAGGGCCGTGATTACCTGCCCTACATCTTCGGGCCGGGATCCTACGCCATCTTCCCGCATGTCGCCCGTCTTCCCGCGGCGCTGCCCGCAATCTACCGCCAATTGACGGGGTGAGAGCCCCCGGAGGAGTCATCATGAACAAGACCGCCGCCCTGATCCTGATCGGTCTCGCCACGCTCTCCGGGCCGGCCTGGTCCCAGGCCAACATCAGGCCCGACCCCGACCCGCGGGTTCCGCCGCAGCAGGGCCAGTCACTCCCGCGCGAGGACGCCCTGTTCCTCAAGGAGGCGGCACTGGCCAGCCAAGGCCAGGCCGAGCTGGGGCGGCTCGCCGCGGAGAAGGCGCCGGACGACCAGCTCCGGTCCCTCGCCGGGCGGATCACGGAAACCCATGTGAGGCTGGCCGGCGACCTGAAGCGCCTGGCCGATGCCCGCGACCTGCCCCCCGCCGAACAGCTGCAGCCCGAGCGCACCGATGCCTTGGGTGCCGCAGGCGCCGTCAGCAATCCGGAGAACGCGCGCGAAGGCATGGCGCAGGAAGCCGTCCGGTCGCTGTCGGGTGTCGGCGGCGACGCATTCGGCAAGGCTTATGTCGAGGCCCAGCTGCGTCTCCATGACCGCCTCGTCGATCTGTACCAGACCCAGGCCTCGCACACGCCGGACCGCGAACTCGCCACCTTCGCGATCACCAGCCTGGTCGGGATCCAGAAGGACCGGGATGCGCTTCGGCAGGCGGCCGGCCGGTTCGGGATCGAGACCTCTCCCGGAGGCCAGGCGATCCAGTACGGCGATCCGACCAGGGCCCGCTGAGTTCTTGCCTGGAAACATCCCGTACGGCGGAGAGGAGGAACGGTAGTCGGGGCGGCAGTGACGCCGTCCGTTCATCCGGATCCCGCTGACCGACAGGGCGCTCGCGGACCGGATGATCGAGGCGGGATTGCCGGCCTCCACCTTCGTGGCGACGATCGGCGAGCTTGCGGCCGCGCTGCGCCGGACCGGGCGGGCGCTGTTCGTCATCGGGAAGATGGTCAGCCTCGCGAGGGCGGCGCAGCCCGCGGAAAAGGAAAGCGGCCTTGGTTTGAGCGCGATCGATCCAAGTTAATCGGGTCAGAGTATGCGTTTCGCATGGGGAAAGCAGGCGTCATGGAACAGCAACCCGGTATCCTGATCATCGGCCACGGATCGGAGCAGAGTCCCGGCCCTCTCGCCTCCGCCTGCGGCCACGCGGAACGCCTGATGGGAAGCGGGCGTTTCGCGGAGGCCCGCGTCGCCTTCCTGATGGCGGGAGAGGATCCCCGCGACCAGCTGGAGGCGATGCGTGCGCGGACGATCCACGTCGTTCCCCTGTTCATGTGCGACGGCTACTACACGCGCACCGTCATCCCGAAGACGCTGGGGCTCCAGGGACCCCGGACCTCTCGCGACGGCAGTCTCCTGATCTACGGGACGCCGATCGGCATGCATCCCGGCATGGCGGAGATCCTGAGGCTCAGAACCCTGGAAACCTGCAGTGCGGCCGGATGGACGCCATCCCGTACGCGGCTGGTTGTGATCGGCCACGGCTCACCGAAGAGTCCGGCATCCGCCGAGGTCACCCATCGTCACGCGGGCGAGATCAGGCGCCGGTCGGAGTTCCTTGCGGTCGAGTGCGCCTTCATCGACGAGGCTCCGAAGGTCGAGGACTGGCTGCACGATCTTCCCGCCGAAGGGCCGCCCGTCGTGCTGGCCGGCTTCTTCGCGGCCGACGGGCTGCATTCCTCCCTCGACGTCCCCGGCTGGATCGAGGCATGGGAAGAGCGGACCGGAGCCCGGCCGGGAGAGCGGGTGCGCTATACCGGAGCCGTGGGCGCCGACGAAAGGGTGACGGCGCTGATGGTCGAGGACATCGAAACCGGGTCGGTCAGGGCGAACGCCTGGGCCTCTTAAGGGCGGCATGCCGTGCGGGGGAATGGCCAGGCCGTTCGCCGGAAACAGTCATTGAAGCCGGCCGACCGGCTCGTCGATGCGCGGCCTCGGGCGTGATTTCAGATCCGATGCTTTCTCCGCGATGGCGGTGAGCGCTTGCAGCTGCCGGACGACGATCCGGCGGCGGCTGGCATCGACGATGCCCCGGGCCTCCCAGTCCTTGAGGACCCGGCTGACCGTGAACATGGACGTGCCGGTCAGTTCGGCCACGTCCTGGCGCAGCAACGGGATCTCGATTTCGACATGGTGACCGACACGGCGCCCGGCGTTCCTCACCAGCCGCAGCACCGCGTGGGCGATGCGGCGCTCGACCGGCTGGTGGGCCATTTCCCGCAGCCGGTGCTGGGCCTCGTGATAGCGGTTGGCGATTATGTTGATGGCGTTCAGGGCGATGCACGGATACCTCATCATCAGCCCGGTCATGGTCTCGGCCGACCAGCGCAGGTCCATGCACTCGGTGATCGCGAACGCGTCGGCCGGGTGTCCGGCACCGAGAAAAAGTGCCGCGATGCCATACATCTCGCCCGGCCCGACGAAATGGATCAGCACCTGCTCGCCATCGGGTCCGGTCTGAACGATCTTGGTCCGCCCCGCTATCAGGAGATGGCAGGCCTTGGAGGGTGCGCCTTGGCTGAATATACGCGTTCTCTTAGGCACCCGCCGGATCTGTCCTGCCTGGAAGATCGCGTCGAGCGCGGTCGGATCAATGCCGCGGAACAGGTCCGCGCCTTTGAGGACCGAGGAATC is a genomic window containing:
- a CDS encoding DUF2249 domain-containing protein, which encodes MRTHSLTPDMLLVDAIAGRPETIARLTALDPAFAGLLDPDHGKPMAGQIRLDEAARVAGVRFETLRGVLQGELSPSDVSRGGVVDQPADAGRGTSGDWFDQAERLSAPHLDVRPLLASGQDPFAQVMSLAARVPGGSFMVVDAPFDPAPLRRVLAGKGFTSIGRQLGPGHWRICWRREEPQETEPAAEEPMARQGAEPWNAADGTHLDVRGLQPPEPLTRVLDLIDQGGIDRLVVHHDREPVFLYPMLAERGWSCLSVDHLEGEVRIRLAREA
- a CDS encoding metal-sulfur cluster assembly factor; this encodes MKSEEAISAAREALAQVIDPETELSVLDMGLVYGIEESADGLRVMLSLTHPSCPMGGLIVEQAEAALAGVSHPDYPTRLELTFDPPWTPDRITAEGRRQLGSPG
- a CDS encoding NnrS family protein; the protein is MTNTALTQAGQDRLRRRHVLFALGFRPFYLLAAGLAASWIPLWVMVWHGHFTIPSGFGPVGWHTHEMLFGFTSAVLVGFLLTAIPNWTGRPTATGLKLAGLAALWVAGRVVMLAGDAVPWQMAAAVDVAFLPVAAVTMLPPLVAARNRRNIAFPFVLLGLALANLVLHLDAGGVLLLGTEATRAVLGALLVILVIMGGRVIPFFTKNRLPAAGADRSERLDTLATAATVLAAVLSVLAPLTPASGITALASALLLVARALPWKPWETRDVPMLWVLHAGHAWIAVALFLRAALDLGLDLPASAPDHAFTIGGIGVLTLGMMARTARGHTGRAIEATRLMTAAFAIMNLAALVRVFGPIMAPGLPVPVIALSGMLWAVAFAFYLVEYVPILTGARVDGRPG
- a CDS encoding c-type cytochrome, with protein sequence MAERFTKSAARNIFYGGSAFFLVTFVALTIHSHYYIRTVSTDESTLTEGVARGKHVWERNACINCHSILGEGAYFAPELGNVWVRYGGRDDPEGARAALVAWMQSQPSGIEGRRQMPQFNLTDQELNDLADFLEWTSRIDTQGWPPNDAG
- a CDS encoding cbb3-type cytochrome c oxidase subunit I, with amino-acid sequence MKYDTQRIAYWYFVCAMTLFVVQVLVGALAATVYAVPNFLAEILPFNILRMIHTNALIVWLLLGFFGSAYYLVPEETERDIESPMLAYIQLAILMVGALGAVIGYTFGIHEGREFLEQPLWVKIGIVVAALIFLYNISMTVLKGRRTAVSNVLLLGLWGIAVFFLFAFYNPVNLGVDKLYWWYIVHLWVEGVWELVMASVLAFLVIKMTGVDREVVEKWLYAIVGLALFSGLLGTGHHYYWIGAPAYWQWIGSIFSTLEVAPFFAMVLFAFTMAWKGRRDHPNKAAFLWTLGTPVFAFFGAGVWGFMHTLSFVNYYSHGTQVTAAHGHLAFFGAYVMLNLAIISYAMPHLRGYAPYNQVLNMWSFWIMTSAMAFMTFVLTFGGVVQIHLQRVMGMNYMEVQEQLALFYWMRLGSGIFVVISVLMFVYAMFGPAREQAPARIQASVAPAE
- a CDS encoding CbbQ/NirQ/NorQ/GpvN family protein; this encodes MGDPIGGTAASAAVPFYAPTGNEVALFEHAYRNRLPLLLKGPTGCGKTRFVAHMAARLGRPLNTVSCHDDLTAADLTGRYLLKGGDTVWVDGPLTRAVREGAVCYLDEVVEARKDVTVVLHPLTDDRRLLPLERTGELLEAPPEFMLIVSYNPGYQNILKSLKPSTRQRFVAIEFGFPPPEAETAIVAQESGLPRGRVAPLVRLGNALRGLKGQDLEEGVSTRLLVYCATLIQSGMKPEEAVLAAMIEPLTDDPEVKKALLRVVELTLG
- a CDS encoding nitric oxide reductase activation protein NorD, with protein sequence MASIWEPEEFVGGIWHRLVGSASSYPHHPQAAVRLEEMRTRLGVLFRALGGPGAVRLAGGAAETSGHRLGLVQRLGLGIEKLESARYDGITLQLPDRIDVFPDRTDNAALYEWLGAFFVHADAPPVLPADPLQADLAHLRAAALTTRRAVAEWPGLRSLHGRLCRALRHARPRRRLSGQEAAVEALVMTLIGGDADADPDMLATVADATAPLDRFRATAGYRPFLPVPLWGEMIDLRAGTPPADGDEDGGAGSEGDGKRRKASRRETDQTRRDDPLMLNRFEKILGLAEMVNLNRKTEEDDEEDARRAAEDLDEIALGQHERKVSTRLKLDLDLAPGDVEAEPIRAETTYPEWDWRKRRHHPDHCRVIAGPAETTGDEWRPDEDALRRIRLVRRQFEAMRPRRQVMTGQPDGDDLDLSALVRSVADRRAGGIGSERVYTAVRNVARDLSVCVLVDVSLSTDSYVEERRVLDVEKEALLALTHGLSACGDEHAILTFTSHRRQRVDIRTVKDFEERLDPRVVRRIQALKPGSYTRMGTAIRHATALLDRRPHSHRLLLVLTDGKPNDIDHYEGRYAIEDTRVAVQEARRAGLRLFGVTVDAQGRDYLPYIFGPGSYAIFPHVARLPAALPAIYRQLTG
- a CDS encoding DUF4142 domain-containing protein, producing MNKTAALILIGLATLSGPAWSQANIRPDPDPRVPPQQGQSLPREDALFLKEAALASQGQAELGRLAAEKAPDDQLRSLAGRITETHVRLAGDLKRLADARDLPPAEQLQPERTDALGAAGAVSNPENAREGMAQEAVRSLSGVGGDAFGKAYVEAQLRLHDRLVDLYQTQASHTPDRELATFAITSLVGIQKDRDALRQAAGRFGIETSPGGQAIQYGDPTRAR
- a CDS encoding CbiX/SirB N-terminal domain-containing protein, with translation MEQQPGILIIGHGSEQSPGPLASACGHAERLMGSGRFAEARVAFLMAGEDPRDQLEAMRARTIHVVPLFMCDGYYTRTVIPKTLGLQGPRTSRDGSLLIYGTPIGMHPGMAEILRLRTLETCSAAGWTPSRTRLVVIGHGSPKSPASAEVTHRHAGEIRRRSEFLAVECAFIDEAPKVEDWLHDLPAEGPPVVLAGFFAADGLHSSLDVPGWIEAWEERTGARPGERVRYTGAVGADERVTALMVEDIETGSVRANAWAS
- a CDS encoding Crp/Fnr family transcriptional regulator, which produces MVDSSVLKGADLFRGIDPTALDAIFQAGQIRRVPKRTRIFSQGAPSKACHLLIAGRTKIVQTGPDGEQVLIHFVGPGEMYGIAALFLGAGHPADAFAITECMDLRWSAETMTGLMMRYPCIALNAINIIANRYHEAQHRLREMAHQPVERRIAHAVLRLVRNAGRRVGHHVEIEIPLLRQDVAELTGTSMFTVSRVLKDWEARGIVDASRRRIVVRQLQALTAIAEKASDLKSRPRPRIDEPVGRLQ